ACATCAAACAAGCATAGCAGAAAATGGAGAAGCTAAGTAAGATCTGGTTAAAGCTTACTGGATAGTGTTGCTGCAACTGCTTCCTTTTCACCATCCTTGTCGCCATCGACACCTTCCATCATCGAAGACACGGATCTGCTCATCTTCTGTTGGCAATCacattttcttacattttgatCAGAATGCCTAATTCCTATGAGCTCTGAAGAAGTCGATTTGCAGGGGTTTCTTTTGCTAATCGTGACAGAGCTGCCATTCTAGTCAAGGTGTTTAGACAATTATACCTGTCATTCCAATTATACCCCTGGTCCGCCgtgaaaaatacataaaatgtGGTGGCGCCGCCCAAAAAGTCCTACATTGGACTCGATAAAATTGTTTGAGGATTAAATTGGTGAAAAAAAACCGTGAAGGACTAAATTGGTTTAAGtgaaaaagtttagggaccaaattggcGATTTGCCCTACTAACAACAAAGATCGAGTTTTTCAACTTGGGTTTCAAGTATTAAATATAATCCGCTAGGCACCAAGTTCCAGTTGAATCAACAAAAGGATAAATTTGGCAACTCTagaaaatatatgtatatatgtttcGATGCAATTGTAGATACAGAggaaagaaagagcaaaacctAAAGATTTTGGAGAGACATACTCTACTGCTGCTGCTGAGAAATTTGAAACAAGAAAACAccgagaaaaagaaagaaaagaagtaaaATAGAAAAGATTTTGTCTTTCGACATCTGAAGAAGAGTACATTGTATCTTGTAGAGTCTAGAGTTTCCGCAAAATCAACTGAGCACCATATTGTGGTTGGAGTGCGATGATTGTGTGAGGAGCATGTGCATACAATGGAGCAAGCTCCAAAGAGAAGTGCAGTAAAATCATAGCCACTGCCATTTTTGCTTCTAACATGGCAAAATTTTGTCCAAGGCAAATCCAGGGTCCCCAACCAAATGGAAAATAAGCAAGCTGCCCTTTATTTGCCTTCAAAACTCCTTCACTAAATCTCTCTGGATTGAATTCGTTTGCGTCCTCACCCCATAAAGTTGTTGTCATGTTGTAGAACGACAGCAGTCAATAAGAGCTGCCCTCCAGCTGGGAAAATGAGTTCCCTTATTTTAGTTTCTTTGTTAGTCATTCGAGAAAGCACCAACCCTGGTGGATCCAGGCTCAGAACCTCATTCACATAACTTCTTTATAGttttaaaagttatatataaCCCCCTCATAATTTTAGATTAAAGTGTCGAAATGACAAAAATGATCATCCGTAACAGAATATGTGAAAATATCGAAATTAACcttgtttaaaaactaaaataggtgaagtgaccaaaatatataaacataatatgtaTGACACTCTAATTCCGTATGATATtgtattttaccatataactcccttatgatttaatactttaccatagAAAACTGCTTAAATGTATCATATGACTCCATACTTTTCGAATTTCAATCCTCTTACAACCCCAGAAGAAAATAAAGGGATGAGTTTTTACTCTACCAAATTATGCTATAATGCCGCAGGAAGTTATTCAGTTTTCACAAAAGTagagttgaaaaaaaattacaaaaaagagaaaagctaGATTGGATTCGGCGAATTCTGGTTGAAAATGGAACTAGAGGAGTTTAATTCataaaatattctaaaatagaaatttttgccctcaagatttttttttttccttttctttcttttatctgGGGGAGGGGGAGGTTGATAAGCATAGTCTATTCTTATCAaccattttcttgaaattctaCATGATAAATACCATCCATTGACACCAATATGAAACGATGACCATTGCTTCTGAGACAGGGATAGCAATTATGAAGAATGCTGTTTTGGATGGATAAGAAATTATGAAGAGTGGCACATTCAGTCTCTTCAAGTTCAGTGTAACATCATATAGTTTGATTTCTAGTTTTAAGTCCAAGCTGAATGtaggacaaaagaaaaaaaaaattaaactggACCATATGCCAATAGTTGAAGGTAATAATAGTTTTCAGGAAAATCTGCTTAACATTTATCATCCTTGCTGTTTTGTGAACAAGGGATTTTATTCTTATTGTGTACTTCTGTAACATTTATCAGGTGATGTTCCTCATTTGTTGGGGGGTTTGATAACCTCAGtttagtattattttttttttcaaccaacAATCATTTGTATGTTATGGATGCTACTTTGATGGAGGCATTTTGAGTTCTGATTTATGTTCAGACTTCTTCCTAGACCGTTTTCCCATCTAAGTAAGGAATAattaatttcaataaatccatCTCATTAAATTACTCTGCCTCCTGGACATTTAGATTAGATTGTCATGGAGACTTATGAAAGCATTAAAATTTGCGATGGTAAATTTGATGACTAAAATAAAGAGAATGGGAAAGTAATTTAAAGTTGCAGCAAGCATCATTTAGTTTGCTCTTACATGTCCTAAAAAGAGAATAGATTATAATTTAGCTATTTATGTGACCATTTTAGAACCAAAATCATATCTCATTTTGGATGATAGCCTGAGTTCTtggtaaagaaaaaaaagaaaaggaaaaagtgaatTATACTTGCTTTTTGTATCATAAAATGTCAATACATAAAGTATAAGCTGAATTACATTTGCCTCCCCATGATGTTCAGATGCTAGCAATTGGCAAACTGCAGTTTTGTCTTTTCATTGAAGCTAAAATTTGTACAAGTACATTACATTACAAACTGCAGGGTTTTTAGACTAAAGATCAAAGCTGCTTGAGTTCTCGCCTACCTCGGTCCAGATAAAACTGAAGGCAACAATGGACTAGCATCATCAACAGCTTCCTGTTCTTGATCAGCAGTTGCCACCATATTAACTACTGATGAATTTGTGAAGTCGAAGTTTAAATTGGTTTCAGCTGCTACTAGACCCTCCAATGCTTTAACTACTAATGACATTGAAGGCCTCTTGGTGAAATCACTCTGCAGACACCATGCACCAATCTTCATCACATCAATAGCTTCCTCCATGTGGATCAGCATATCCTCACTTTTCTTGTCAACAATGTCCTGAAGCCTCTCTTCTAGTGCTTTTCTCTTGAAAAGACTGAGCAGATGGCTATTCTCTCCTGTCATGGACCAATCCACATTCTTCCTCCCACAAATAATTTCCATGATGACAACGCCAAAGCTGTAAACATCAACTTTTTCTGTCATACCTGCAGAGTGCAGCCATTCGGGAGCCAAGTAACCCGGCGTTCCTCTCATCCTTGTAACAACTCTACTTTGATCCTTTTCAAGAAGCTTTGACAATCCAAAATCAGAAACTTTTGcattgaaattttgatctaAGAGAACGTTTTGGGGTTTTACATCAAAGTGGATTATTTTCTGACAGCACTCTTCATGGAGATAAGCTAATCCCTTAGCAATGTCcaagatgatttttcttcttgtatGCCATGGAAGAGGAGATTTTTCTGTTCCACCAAATATCCAGGTATCAAGAGATCCATTAGCCATGTATTCATAAACCAGAAGCCTATGTGACTTTTCAGAGCAATatccaacaagtttcaccaaatTAATATGGTGGATGCCACCTATTGTGTTTACTTCCACTAAAAATGAATCCTTCACCTGGCCAAAACCATTAAGGTATTTAACCGCTATTTTGGTGCCATTGTCAAGTATTCCTTCGTAGACAGAACCAAATCCTCCTTGCCCAAGTTTCCTGCTGAAATTTTCTGTCATTTTTTTCAACATCTCATACGAGTATCTTGCAGGCATTCCTGGTAAGTGGTCAAGCAAATCCATTTCGATTTCCTTCagttcttttaatcttttcctgAAAAGAAAGAGGCAACACCCAACGCAGCAAAGCGAAGCAGAAAAAGCTCCTAGAGTCAATACCAACATAACTTTGCTGTGCCTTGAATTCTTGACGCTAGAAACCATAACAAACAGGGTTGTGTTGTGAACTGATACTGCGTGATTCTCGTTATTGATGATAGAGAATACTTCATTCAGTAATAAACAACCTCCTTCTGAAGTACCATTGCCATCGTATGCAAATAGAGCTGCTTTGCATGAACAGTTGTTCAGGCAGCTATTTTTGCATTCATCTAACCCTGTTCCATGACCGTACAAACTTGATTCAAACGCAAAGTAATATGCATTCTTAAGCTCTAGAAAACTCTGATCTTTGGCGTAGTCACAAGAAATTGGAGTAAGTGCTGAACATCCAAGATTTGGATGCCTAGAATCGATTTGCCTAAAAAAGTTTGACTGATAGTTGGCTGCATCAGGACAACCACATTGCCCATGTTTGCAGACTCCATACTTTCCACATACCGTTGGATATCCACAATCACCAGCTTCTGGACTCAAAAGATCAGCAACCTGTCTCCAATGCATTCCATCCCACTGATAAACCTTTAGATGCCCATCAGGCTCGAACTTCAGGAATTGAGAAGAGGAACTATAAGGAATATCCCATCCATATAATCTTCCTTTGTTGAATTCGAAAGAATGACCCTCATGAAATCTGGATGTATAGTATCTTTGCGGTGGATTGGACTCCATATAAGCCATCAAGCCATCAGGGGTAACAGAAAGACAGAACAAACCTTGACTCATGTTTGATTCTGAAACACTAGCTCTTAATTTTTGCCCTGGAACTAATTTCTGTCCCCAGAGCAATGAGTCAGTAGGATGATCAAAAGATTGCCAAATCGTCTCATTGTTTCTGCCAAAGAGAACAAGGTTTCCTGTGTCTGTCAAGTTTATGCCTGAAACAGGCTTTCCTCTCGTGTTGCTGGACCACACCACGGTGAGatcaaaatttatcaaaaccaaATCTCCATCTTGCGTGAGTTGCAAAGCAGCATGAGTTGGAACAGGATTGTTTCTGTTAGCAGACCAGACTAGCTGTGGGAATTGCAGATAAGctgaattcaaattttggaaaatgAGGACTCCGAAGAGGCATGAGCTACCATCCATATTACAGTAGAAGCCACACATGAACCACGGTCCATCTGTTTTTCTCAAGAGGATTGGTGTCACAGAAGCCATTTCTGTAGTATTCACCATCTGACTAGGGTGATTAGGCCATAAAGTGGAAAGATAGGCAGTTGAACTATAGTTGAGAACTTTGGcacccaaaaattttgaagaagaaattatCAAAAGGCTAGACAGGAGTACAGCTGCATGATATGGTTTGTGCTTGAAAGCCATTTGTTGATTTGTACTGTGCAGATTGTAGAGCAGGTTCTTAGCTAGGAAGAAGATAAAGGTTGGGAAGAAATGAACGAGTAAGCACCTCAAATGATTACATGGGGAGCACAAAAATGCTAGTCAGAGCAATCTCAATCAGAACAGGAAGACACAGAGCTATTCATCCTTTACACCACCGAAAGAGTAGGCGACTTGGAATATCATTCGAGCTGTCCACTTAATTTCTTtatagtttatttatttatttatttatttttaaatttaagaCAAGTTCAGTGGGATCTATTAATTATAGGATggtaaccccaaaaaaaaaaaagaaattttggttgaaaaGGGTCTAGAGGAGTTTAATTTTACAAATTGCCGAAATAGAAAATTTGCCATAGAGCTTTCTTTTGGGGTGTATCATTTCCCAAATTATACAACTATTTAATTCCAGAGAGGCCATCTAACAACATAATTATGCCGTTCTGACATCTGCATATTTAAACTAGATTGTCATGAGATTTATGAATGCATAAAAACTTGTGATGGTGAATTTGAAGACTGAGGAATAAAACCAAACTATATTTGCAACAATTTAGGTTAGGATGGGATGGTAATATAAAGTTGCAGCAAGCATCATTTAGCTTGCTCTTACAAGTGCCGAAAGAGAATAATAGCATTAGCTATTTGTATAACCATTTGAGAACCAAATTCATCTTGCATTGTGGATAATACCCTGATATCTTGATGAAGAAAAACAAGTGGAAAAAGCAATAT
The DNA window shown above is from Coffea arabica cultivar ET-39 chromosome 5e, Coffea Arabica ET-39 HiFi, whole genome shotgun sequence and carries:
- the LOC113743793 gene encoding G-type lectin S-receptor-like serine/threonine-protein kinase SD2-5, with the translated sequence MAFKHKPYHAAVLLSSLLIISSSKFLGAKVLNYSSTAYLSTLWPNHPSQMVNTTEMASVTPILLRKTDGPWFMCGFYCNMDGSSCLFGVLIFQNLNSAYLQFPQLVWSANRNNPVPTHAALQLTQDGDLVLINFDLTVVWSSNTRGKPVSGINLTDTGNLVLFGRNNETIWQSFDHPTDSLLWGQKLVPGQKLRASVSESNMSQGLFCLSVTPDGLMAYMESNPPQRYYTSRFHEGHSFEFNKGRLYGWDIPYSSSSQFLKFEPDGHLKVYQWDGMHWRQVADLLSPEAGDCGYPTVCGKYGVCKHGQCGCPDAANYQSNFFRQIDSRHPNLGCSALTPISCDYAKDQSFLELKNAYYFAFESSLYGHGTGLDECKNSCLNNCSCKAALFAYDGNGTSEGGCLLLNEVFSIINNENHAVSVHNTTLFVMVSSVKNSRHSKVMLVLTLGAFSASLCCVGCCLFLFRKRLKELKEIEMDLLDHLPGMPARYSYEMLKKMTENFSRKLGQGGFGSVYEGILDNGTKIAVKYLNGFGQVKDSFLVEVNTIGGIHHINLVKLVGYCSEKSHRLLVYEYMANGSLDTWIFGGTEKSPLPWHTRRKIILDIAKGLAYLHEECCQKIIHFDVKPQNVLLDQNFNAKVSDFGLSKLLEKDQSRVVTRMRGTPGYLAPEWLHSAGMTEKVDVYSFGVVIMEIICGRKNVDWSMTGENSHLLSLFKRKALEERLQDIVDKKSEDMLIHMEEAIDVMKIGAWCLQSDFTKRPSMSLVVKALEGLVAAETNLNFDFTNSSVVNMVATADQEQEAVDDASPLLPSVLSGPR